TAGGGGCTGCTGCCCCTAAAAACCCCCACTAAAATTTAGAATTCTCTTGCTTTATTTGCGTTTTTTGCTTCACATCCGCTGGTTGGGGGTTAGGGGGTATTTTTTAGGGAATTCTAGAATTTCTTACTATGTCATCCTCGGGCTTGACCCGAGGATCTCTATAGAAATTCTAAATTTATTTGTGATGAGATAAGTCCTAGGGAATTCTAGAATTCCCTAGAGATTGCTTCGGTCGCTTTGCTCTCTCGCAATGACGAGAATTCTAGAATTCCTAGTATTAGAGATCCTCGGGTCAAGCCCGAGGATGACATAAAACAGCCCGAGGATGACACAAATGATATAAACGCAAAAAGCCCCTAGGAATTCTAGATTTCTATCTAAAATTCTAGGGGCGAGGTTAATCTAGAATTCCCTAGGGAATTCTAGTGTGCTTAGGGAATTCTAGAATTCCCTAAGGGGTTGGCTTAAAGCTCTAAGAGATTAAGCAAAAGTTACTGTAAACCCATTAGAATTATCATCAGTAAGACTAGTAAGAGAAGTAGCTCCTACTAGTTCTACTACGATGTCATCCTTAGTATTGCTAAGCTGACCAATACCGATTAGGTATGATTTATTTGCAGCTTCATCTCTAAATAGAACAACATCGTTTGCTTCGAAAATAGCACTGCTATCGCTATTTTTTAGACCATTGTTTAGGGCGTTTAGCGCATTTGCTAGTGTTGCATCTGCAGCATCTACTTTAGTATTAGAACTTTTTTCTAGTACCAAAACACCACTTGCAGCTTTTACATATGAGATATTACCTATAGCAGTTTTTAGTTGAACTTCAGCTACAGTGCCAGAACTGCCAGCAATAGCACCACTTGCAATTTTTATTTTATCTGTTGCACTTTGGTAGTTAGTTAATATGATATTCTCAGTTGCATTTAGGTCATTTGTAGATACTTCAACAGTCTCAACAAATTGATCTTTAGCACTTAGAGTTATATCAGCATTTGCTGCTTTCACATTTGTTAGATTAACAGTTACAGCAGCATTGCCTTTTTGTAGATTTCCAAGATCTACAGTTGCAGCACCGCTAGCATCTACACTTAGTTTAGTAGAACCACCACTATTTATAGTTAATGTGTCACCAGTGATAGCAGCTGCTTTTAGAGTAGTATCACCACTTAGTGTTAGAACATCTATGTCTTTAATATCAGTTAAAACATTATAGCTACCAGATACTACTAGAGTATCAGTGCCAGATGAACCTTCAATTGTAGTAGCAGTACTTGCAGCAGTGAAAGTGATAGAATCATTGCTAGTTACATTACTAAATAGGTCTGATACTTTTATTACATTATTATCGGTTCCTGTTTTCTCTATAGCGGTTGTTATTTTTACAGTAGCTGCCACATCAGCTGCTGCTTTACCTTTTAGGTCTACTATTTTGCCACCAAAATTACTAACATTATCAAATGTAATGCCACTTGCGTTGCTTGTATTGATGTATACATTAGTAGCGCCAGTACTTGTTAGATCAGCTGTGAAAGTTTCATTGCCAGCTGTGATAGTACCGCTAGCATTTTCACTACCACCTAGGAATAGGTTGATTGTAGCATTATCAGCACCAGTACCTTTTGTTACTTTACCAGAAGCACCTGTTACAAATGCATCTACTTTTTCAATTTGAGCATTTGCGCCACTTACAGTTAGTTGACCAGATACGCCATTTACAATGATAGCGTTTGCATCTTTGTCTACTTTATCACCAGCAAGGTCTAGTGGTTCACCTCCAAGATCAGCAAATGTTTTAGTAACAGCTTTTAGCGCTATTGGAGTGTCATTAGCTGTAAATGTGATCACTCCATTTTTTATGCTATCTTGGTTGTTGATTTTGTCATCAACGATAGCTGCTAGAGTGAAGTTAGTAGCTGTTAGATTACTAGCGGCACCTGAAACTGAGTAGATGTATGTTCCTTTGTCTGTGTTAAATGCTACAAGAGCTTCGCTTCCATTAGCTAGAGTAACCTTGCCTAGAGCTGCTAGAGCTTTAGCTGCTGTTGAGACATCTGTGTTATTTACATCTATGTAGTAAGCAGCTTTACCTTGTAGAGTAGTAGTAGCATTCTCTCCACTAGGTCTAGTAAGCACAAATGGACCGCTGATAGTGTTAGCTAGAGCACCACCTTTTACAATATCACCAGTAGCTAGACCAGTGATTTTTACAGCTTTGTCATTAATAGCAGTATCAACTAGAGTGATAGTCTCAGCGATGTTGCCAGTTTTGTTAAGGTTAACATTGTTAGCTACATTTGTAATGTCTAGAGCTACTGCTTTGTCACCTGAACCAGATTGGAAATACTTAGTTAGATTTATATCGCTTGTAGCACCAGAAGCATCTACAGTTAGGGTTGCTTTAGCAGTTTTACCATTTACAAGCTCTATAGTTCTTACATCTACTGAAGCATTGTTCTCGCTAAGAGCATCTGCATTGATGCTAGTGCCTGAAATGTTGATACTTTCAACACTTTTTAAGCTAGTAATAGTGTTATTTCCACTGATGATAAGGGTATCTCTGCCAACGCCACCGTTAACTGTTAGATTGCCACTAGCAGCAATAGCTGATAGATCTATAGTATCATTTCCAGCGCCAGCATTGATTGTTTCTGGTAGTTTAGTTGCATCAGTGTATGTGATAGTCTCGTTAGCGTCACCTAGAGTAAGTGATTTAACCTTAGTCTCTACAGCAACATTGATGTTTTGACCTTTTGCGCTAGGAACTATAACTTCTTTGGTTTCTACACCAGTTCCTGAGATAGTTAGGGTTCCATCATTTTTTAGATTATCAGTTTTGATAGATATAGGGTCAGTACCTTCGCTAGGTATAGTTACTACTCCATTAACAGGCGCAATAACTTCAGCGTAGTCATCAGCTTTTACAAAGTTTTTAGTAAAGTCTATATCTTTTGTGTTGATAGTAGTTAGAGTATCAACTTTAGCGATTTTACTTGTGCCATTTACAGCTTTGCCAACATATACTTTGTATACTACAGTGTTGTTTGAGCTACCTGATGCATTTTGAAGTGATCTAGCGATGTAGAATACATCACCATCAGCTACATTAGTTAGATCTACACCCAATAAACCATCTTCAATATTTGTTTTTGTTACAGTTTGTTTATTGTCAGTTGTAGTAAGCTCATATATTTTGTTGCGTTCTACTGATACTGGAGTAACAGCATTTCCTAGTTTATCAGCTGATACATCAACACCAGAGATTTTGATTACATCATCTGCTACTTCAAAGTTGCTAATTTTTATACCTTTAGCATCTTTATCTAGAGTGATGGTCTCAGCAATATGAGAGTTGCTGTTTGTATCAGTTTTCTTTAGAGTGATGTTTGATTTTAGGTTATTTATTTGTAGGCTTACATTAGCAGCGTCTGCTAGGCTAAGTTTGCTTAGATCTACGCTAGTTGCATCTTTTGCATCTAGGATTAGATTACCATTGTTATCAAGCTCGATTTTTTGACCGCTGATAGCTGAAGCTTTTAGTTTGATACCGTCTAGTACTTTGATAGTCTCAACGCCTTTGATAGACTTGATGCCTGTGAAGTCTGTGCTAGCACCCACTACTGAAGGCTCAGTAAAGTCGATTACATCTTTACCTACACCACCATCGATTTCTACTGTAGAGATAGGATTGCCTTTGCCGTCTGTGTGATTGATGCCTTGTTGTAGTTTAATAGTATCATCACCAGTACCTGCACTGATGCTAGCGTTTTTCCCTACACTACCTATATTTAGAGTATCATCGCCAGCGCCACCGTTTAGTTTAGCACCTTCATCTAGTGAACCATTAAATGTATCATCACCAGCGCCTAGATCAGCAGTAGCGTTTTTGCCTAGAGTTGTTACAGTTACAGTATCTTTACCTGCGCCTGTATTGATGCTTTTTGAAACAGTGTTAAGGATTATTAGCTCATCATCGCCAGCACCTGTTTTAATGCTGTCTAGCGCATTACCAGTAGTAAATGTGTTGATCTCACCATCTTTGCTAGCAGCTGAGTTAAGAGAGACATCTTTTAGAGCGTTATTTGTATTAGCAGTGATTTCAAATCTACCAGTACCATTTACATTTATGTATTGGAAGTCACCAGCTACTGAGCCATTTACATTAGCAGCACCATTGTTGATAACTAGTTTTTCAACGCTTGAAGTGCTTGGTAGATCGCTTAGGTTAAAGTCTGCGCGATTAGTTTTGTCATAGCCAGTTACATTTACTGTTAGAGTATCTGTTAGGTATGCCTCTGTACCAGTAGCGCTATCGCTTGATTGGATTGTGCCTTTTGTAGGGTCAGTTAGGTTGTAAGTACCTGTGAAGTTAGCAGCGCCTTTTAGGTTGCTCTCGCCTGTTTCTGGATCGATGCCTAGGTTGTCATCATCAGCTGCAGTGAACTGAATAGCAGCGATCTTTTGATACTCGTCAGTGATTTTTGTGATTTCTTGAGTGTATTGATCAACTTGGCTATCTTTGTTTACACCGTTCATCATTGTTACTAGGTTTTTAAGTTGCTCTGCTTTTTCGTTTGCAGTAACTAGGCTGTTGAAATCTTTGAAGTTAGCAGTGAAGTTATCAGCTACGCCCAGTTTAGCAGCGAAGTTTTGACCATCTTCTGTTGTGTTGCCTTGAAGTGCTAGAGCAGCAGCAAATGAAGCAGCTACTTGTGCTGGAGTCATAGTAAAGCTTACAATAGCGTTTGTCCAGAAATCTAGTCCTTCAGCATCGCTTGCACGGCCTGCTAGGTTGTTATATAGGCTTTCAACCCAAGCACTAGCAAGAGCTTTGTCTTCTGCTTGGATAGCAGCAAATGCGTTTGCATCAGCAGTGCCTTCTTGAGCTTGAACAGCTGCGATGAACTGAGATACTACATCAGCTCTATTTGGAGTAGCACCAGCTGCGCTTAGCCAGAAAGCTTTACCCTCAGCGTCACTTGCACGGCCTAGAAGTGCAGTATAAAGGCTCTCTACAAATGCAGCTGGATCTGTGTTTAAAAGATCAACAGTTTTAAAGCTTAGAGTTTCTACACTTAGCTCATTTTTAAAAGACGCATCAGTAAGTAGAGTTTGAGCTAGAGTTGCAGCGTCTAGTTGACCTGCAAATTTTGCTGCTTCTGCGCCAGTAGCTGGGCGACCCAAAAGACCAAGAAATGCTTGGTTTACTTGTGTTGTTGTTAGTGCCATATTGGCTCCTTCTATAGAAAAATTTGAAAAGAGCAATTTTCAATACAAAATTTTATTTTAAGAATTGCTTCTAATATCGTAGCAATAGTGCTTAGAAGTGCTTTGTTAAATTTGCTTGTGAATTTAAGTTTGAGTTAAGTATTAAGAAATATTTAAAGATATTTTTGACAATACTAGAACAATTATCAAAATGAGTAAATTTAGTCCTTAAAATAAGGAACAAAAATGAGAAAGTTTTAAAAAAGTTGCTAAATTACTTGAAATGATGAAATGGTAGGGGTTTAAAGGCAGTGTTGCTTTGGCTAAGAGCTTGCTTGCAGGATTTAGTAAAAGCTAGGGAATTCTAGAATTCTTTGTGATGAGATTCGCTGAATGGGTCGGGGGATGACAAAGAAAGTCAGGTCGGGGATGACACAGGCTTCAAGTCAGGGGATGACACAAGGCTTAGGGAATTTTAGAATTCTCGTCATTGCGAGCGAAGCAAAGCAATCTCTAGGAATTCTAAATTTATTCTTAGGAATTCTAGATTTTTGCTCGCTTTTGTGGGGCAAGCCCCACAGCTCGCTAATTTTATAGGGGCTACGCCCTAAACCCTTGGGGGCTGCCGCTCCTAAAACCCCGTTAAAATTTAGAATTCTCTTGCTTTATCTGCGTTTTTTGGGGTTATGGGGTATTTTTTAGGGAATTCTAGAATTCCTAGAGATTGCTTCGGTCGTTTTGCTCCCTCGCAATGACGCAGGGAATTTTAGATTTATTTGTGATGAGATCCTCGGGTCAAGCCCGAGGATGACAAAGAAAGTCAAGCTGGGGGATGACATAGTAGGGAATTTTAGAATTCCTAGGATACATTCTAGAATTCCTAGAGTAAAAAACTAGAATTCCATGTAGCAAACAGCTCTAGAATTCCTAGAGCAAAAACCAGCAAAACTAGCAAGAACTCCGCTACTCCCTTTTATAGTCGTCTTGCAAGCGCACGATATCATCCTCGCCCAAGTAGCTGCCTACTTGCACCTCGATTAGCTCAAGGTCGCTTTTGCCCCTGTTTTCTAGTCTATGCACCGCGCCTGCTGGGATATAGGTGCTTTGGTTGGCATAGAGTGTGAGGCTCTGCTCGCCGTTTTGGACTATCGCCTCGCCGCTTACTACTATCCAGTGCTCGCTGCGATATGTGTGCTTTTGTAGGCTTAGGCGGCCAGCAGGCTTTACTATTATGCGTTTTAGCTTGTAGCCTGCGCCCTCTGTTAGCACCTCGTAGCTGCCCCACGGGCGGTAGGCTTTGGTGTGGATTTGGGCTAGTTCTGGGCGCTCTGCTTTGATTTGGTTGTAGATTAGCTTGACATCTTGGCTAGAGCCTTTGCGCACGATCATTAGGGCATCTGCGGTGTCTATGACGATGAGATCCTCGCAGCCTACTAGGCTTACTTGCCTTGGGCTGTGGACAAAGCAGCCAGCAGAGCCTGCGCTGTAGTAGTGCGAGCTAGGCAGGCGCTTTGAGAGCTCATCGAAGCTGCCTAGATCGCTCCAGCCAGCATCCAGTGCTACCATTGCGATATTTTGGCTTTTTTGCATTAGCGCGTAGTCTATGCTTATGTCAGGCAGGCTGTCCATATCAGCTGGGCTTATGCGTGTGATAGCTCCGTCTTTTTTGGCGTTTTCTACGGCTTTTTTAGCAGCTGCTAGCACCTCTGGAGCGTGAGTTTCTAGCTCAGCTAGCAGCACACCAGCCTTGAAGCAAAACATACCGCTATTAAAAAAATATCCCCCACTTGCTAGCATCTGCTTTGCTGTGGCTAGATCTGGCTTTTCAGTAAAGCTTTTGACGTTATATCCATGCTCTATTTTTTCTGCTGCGCAGATATAGCCATAGCCGGTGTTTGGCTCATCAGGCGTGATGCCAAAGGTGACTAGCTTGCCCTCATTTGCTAGGGCTTTTGCGTCATTAATTGCGGCTTTAAAGGCGCTTTCATTTGCGATTATGTGGTCGCTTGCGCTTACAAAAAGTATCTCGTCACTATCCACGCTAAGCGCGCCAAAGGCTATGGCAGCAGCGGTATTTCGCCCAAAAGGCTCTAGCACAAAGCTAGCGTCTTTGCCCTCGCACTCATCTAGGGCTAGGAAGTAGTGGTTTTCGTTGCAGATTATTATGTTTTTTGAGCTTGGTTCAGCCTTAGCAAGGCGCCCAAGTGCTAGGCTAAAGAGGCTTTGTCCATTTACCATTTTTACAAACTGCTTTGGCAGCAAAGTGCGTGATAGTGGCCAAAGCCTAGTGCCAGAACCACCGCATAGGATTATATTTGTCATGTTTTTTTCTCTTTTTGTGTGAAATTTTGCGCCATTATAGCAAGATTTGGCAAATAGATTTGAATTTATTTTTGTTTTTTGCTCTTTTTCGCTTCGCATCCGCTGGTTGGGGGTGCGGGGGTGTTTTTAGCTTAGGAATTCTAGAATTCCCTGCGTCATTGCGAGGGAGCAAAGCAACCGAAGCTAGGAATTCTAGAATTCCTATAAACGCAAAAAGCCCCTTGAGAATAAATCCCAAGGGGCTTTTTATATCTAGAATTAGATATTTTTGCTTAGATTAAGAATTGAAGCTTGCGTTTACAAGAGCTGCATCAAATGTAGCTACTAGCTCTATTTTATCACCAGTGTCTAGACCAGCTGTTGCGTTGTTAGTGATTTTGTAAAGATTTGTAGTTCCATCTTTTACTTGAGCGATATAGCCGATATCACCAGCTGCTGCAAGATCAGTAGAAAGGTCACTAAAGCCATTTACTAGATCAGCAGTTACTTTTTTGCTATTGATTGTCAATAGAGCATTTGTATCTAGAATAACTTTATCTTTTAATACAGTTGCAGCTCCTTTGTTTGTGTATGCAGTAGCAGGACCAGTAGCAGTTGAGCCATCAGTTTTGTTGATTGTGATAGTATCAGTTCCAGCTTGGAAGCCAGTTACAGTTGCACTTTTTGCTTTGTTGTCAAATACTATTTTATCTGTTATCGTAGCGTCGCTTAGTTGAACTTTGCCACCTTTTACACCATTGATAGCGATAGTAGCGCCAGAACCGCCTTCTACATAGTCGATTTTGCTTAGGTTGATACCATTAGCAGCTGTTACTTGAATGCCTAGTATGTTACCAGTGTCAGCAGAATCTAGAGATAGATTAGCACCATCTAGTGAAGCAGCGTTTAGAATTGCTGCTTTTGTTGTTGAGAGGTCACCTGATGCTTTGATGATATCAATGTTATCAAATGATACTTTTGAGAAATCATTTGTAGCAGCACCACTAACTAGAGTTAGAGTATTGTTGCCAGCACCACCGTCGATGTAGCTAGTTTTTGTGCCAGTAGCTACACCTGTTAGGATAACTTCATCATCACCGCTACCTAGTTTTAGAGCTTTGATGCTAGTAGAAGCTGTGAAAGTCACTTTGTCATCACCAGCACCAGTGTCTAGTAGATCCATGTTTTTAGTAACTGATAGCTCGTCTTTTGAAGTACCTGCGAAAGTTGCGCTTTTAACTACGCTAATATCACCGCTTACACCTGCGATGTTGTTGTCTCTTACATTTAGGTTTAGAACATCTACATTGTTAACATCTTTTAAAACATTTTCTATATTTACTGTTTCTTTATCTTCTGACTCTTTGCTAGCTCTTAGAGTTAGGTTTAGAGTGTCTTTGTAGTTGCGGCTACCATTTAGAAGTAGAGTGTTCTCATCAGCGCTAATATCACCACCAAGGATGTTTACAGTAGCATTAAATACGCTTGCGCTCTCCTCGCTACCCTCTGTAGCAGTCTCATTGTCAGCTTTTGTGTTTACGTTTACAGTAGCTACATTTACATTTTGACCTTTGAACTCTTCTAGGTCGTTTGATAGATCTTCGATTGTAGTGTTAGCATCTACATTATCCATGATTTGTTTTAGATTAGCTTCGCCACCTTGGAAAGTGTTGATTTGAGCTGAGATTTGCTCTGCGATACCGAGTTTGTTTTGTAGAGTGTATAGATCACGTGAAGATGGCTGAACTAGGACAGCATTGATGAATTGAGATAGAATATCACCATAGCTAGCGCCATTATTTAGAGCGTTTAGCCAGAACTCTTTGCCCTCAGCGTCACTTGCGCGACCTAGTAGTTGAGAGTAAAGATTCTCAACGAAAGCCTCTTTGCTGTTTGTGAAATCTGCACCTTTGCGGATATCTACTACTGCGTTTGCAAGAGCTGCAACACTAAGAGAGTTTGCACCCCATGTTACTGCTGAACCCTCTGCTGGGCGACCTGTGATTGCAAGAAATACTTGCTGAACTTGTTGATTTGTTAGTGCCATATTGGCTCCTTCTATAGAAAAATTTGAAAAGAGCAATTTTCAATACTCATTCAACTCCAGCGCTATAGCCAAGAAAAATGGCCGAGATAGCGGGTACATCGAACTTTGCGAGTGAAATTGCCACCTTATCGATAAGTATTTTTTCAAATACCGAGGCGAAGTATAGCAAAAAAATCGCAAAATTTGCGAAAAAAAGCCAATTTTTTTTGTAAAGGGTGTAAAAAAATGAAAATTATATATTAGGAAAAAGGCGAAAAATATGGTGTTAAGGGTAGTAAGGGTAGAAAAATGCGGATGAAAAAATTTTTTTCATTTGATTGTGAAAAATTGCTGATTTTAATGGTAAAAATTGAGAAAAATTGCCAAAAAAAAGTTTGAAAATTGCTCTTTTCAAATTTTTCTATAGAAGGAGCCAATATGGCACTAACAAATCAACAAGTTCAGCAAGTATTTCTTGCAATCACAGGTCGCCCAGCAGAGGGTTCAGCAGTAACATGGGGTGCAAACTCTCTTAGTGTTGCAGCTCTTGCAAACGCAGTAGTAGATATCCGCAAAGGTGCAGATTTCACAAACAGCAAAGAGGCTTTCGTTGAGAATCTTTACTCTCAACTACTAGGCCGCCCAAGTGATGCTGAGGGCAAAGAGTTCTGGCTAAACGCTCTAAATAATGGCGCTAGCTATGGTGATGTTCTAGCTCAATTCGTCAATGCTGTCCTAGTTCAGCCATCTTCACGTGATCTATACACTCTACAAAACAAACTAAGCATTGCAGAGAAAATCAGCGCTCAAGTTAATACCTTCCAAGGTGGCGCAGCTGCTGAGCAAAGCCTAAAAGACATTATGACAAATGTAGATGCTAACACTACTGCTGAGACTGCAGACTCTCTTATTTCTGATTTCAAAGCTCAAAATGTAGATATCACTAATGTAACTGTAAAACCAGGCGCAGAAGAAGCTACTAAGGGTTCAGACGAGCACGCTACAGTATTTAACGCTAGCATTACTCTAGGCGGTGACGCTATTAGCATCGAAGGCTCTAGCTCATTTGCTGATACTCTAAACCTAAGCGTAAAAGGTGTAAAAGATGAACAAACTGAACTAAATAACATCGGCACTGTAAATGGTATCAAAACTCTAAATATCACTACTGGCTCAAATGTAAAAACT
The nucleotide sequence above comes from Campylobacter magnus. Encoded proteins:
- a CDS encoding DUF4214 domain-containing protein; its protein translation is MALTTTQVNQAFLGLLGRPATGAEAAKFAGQLDAATLAQTLLTDASFKNELSVETLSFKTVDLLNTDPAAFVESLYTALLGRASDAEGKAFWLSAAGATPNRADVVSQFIAAVQAQEGTADANAFAAIQAEDKALASAWVESLYNNLAGRASDAEGLDFWTNAIVSFTMTPAQVAASFAAALALQGNTTEDGQNFAAKLGVADNFTANFKDFNSLVTANEKAEQLKNLVTMMNGVNKDSQVDQYTQEITKITDEYQKIAAIQFTAADDDNLGIDPETGESNLKGAANFTGTYNLTDPTKGTIQSSDSATGTEAYLTDTLTVNVTGYDKTNRADFNLSDLPSTSSVEKLVINNGAANVNGSVAGDFQYINVNGTGRFEITANTNNALKDVSLNSAASKDGEINTFTTGNALDSIKTGAGDDELIILNTVSKSINTGAGKDTVTVTTLGKNATADLGAGDDTFNGSLDEGAKLNGGAGDDTLNIGSVGKNASISAGTGDDTIKLQQGINHTDGKGNPISTVEIDGGVGKDVIDFTEPSVVGASTDFTGIKSIKGVETIKVLDGIKLKASAISGQKIELDNNGNLILDAKDATSVDLSKLSLADAANVSLQINNLKSNITLKKTDTNSNSHIAETITLDKDAKGIKISNFEVADDVIKISGVDVSADKLGNAVTPVSVERNKIYELTTTDNKQTVTKTNIEDGLLGVDLTNVADGDVFYIARSLQNASGSSNNTVVYKVYVGKAVNGTSKIAKVDTLTTINTKDIDFTKNFVKADDYAEVIAPVNGVVTIPSEGTDPISIKTDNLKNDGTLTISGTGVETKEVIVPSAKGQNINVAVETKVKSLTLGDANETITYTDATKLPETINAGAGNDTIDLSAIAASGNLTVNGGVGRDTLIISGNNTITSLKSVESINISGTSINADALSENNASVDVRTIELVNGKTAKATLTVDASGATSDINLTKYFQSGSGDKAVALDITNVANNVNLNKTGNIAETITLVDTAINDKAVKITGLATGDIVKGGALANTISGPFVLTRPSGENATTTLQGKAAYYIDVNNTDVSTAAKALAALGKVTLANGSEALVAFNTDKGTYIYSVSGAASNLTATNFTLAAIVDDKINNQDSIKNGVITFTANDTPIALKAVTKTFADLGGEPLDLAGDKVDKDANAIIVNGVSGQLTVSGANAQIEKVDAFVTGASGKVTKGTGADNATINLFLGGSENASGTITAGNETFTADLTSTGATNVYINTSNASGITFDNVSNFGGKIVDLKGKAAADVAATVKITTAIEKTGTDNNVIKVSDLFSNVTSNDSITFTAASTATTIEGSSGTDTLVVSGSYNVLTDIKDIDVLTLSGDTTLKAAAITGDTLTINSGGSTKLSVDASGAATVDLGNLQKGNAAVTVNLTNVKAANADITLSAKDQFVETVEVSTNDLNATENIILTNYQSATDKIKIASGAIAGSSGTVAEVQLKTAIGNISYVKAASGVLVLEKSSNTKVDAADATLANALNALNNGLKNSDSSAIFEANDVVLFRDEAANKSYLIGIGQLSNTKDDIVVELVGATSLTSLTDDNSNGFTVTFA
- a CDS encoding mannose-1-phosphate guanylyltransferase/mannose-6-phosphate isomerase; amino-acid sequence: MTNIILCGGSGTRLWPLSRTLLPKQFVKMVNGQSLFSLALGRLAKAEPSSKNIIICNENHYFLALDECEGKDASFVLEPFGRNTAAAIAFGALSVDSDEILFVSASDHIIANESAFKAAINDAKALANEGKLVTFGITPDEPNTGYGYICAAEKIEHGYNVKSFTEKPDLATAKQMLASGGYFFNSGMFCFKAGVLLAELETHAPEVLAAAKKAVENAKKDGAITRISPADMDSLPDISIDYALMQKSQNIAMVALDAGWSDLGSFDELSKRLPSSHYYSAGSAGCFVHSPRQVSLVGCEDLIVIDTADALMIVRKGSSQDVKLIYNQIKAERPELAQIHTKAYRPWGSYEVLTEGAGYKLKRIIVKPAGRLSLQKHTYRSEHWIVVSGEAIVQNGEQSLTLYANQSTYIPAGAVHRLENRGKSDLELIEVQVGSYLGEDDIVRLQDDYKRE
- a CDS encoding DUF4214 domain-containing protein, with product MALTNQQVQQVFLAITGRPAEGSAVTWGANSLSVAALANAVVDIRKGADFTNSKEAFVENLYSQLLGRASDAEGKEFWLNALNNGASYGDILSQFINAVLVQPSSRDLYTLQNKLGIAEQISAQINTFQGGEANLKQIMDNVDANTTIEDLSNDLEEFKGQNVNVATVNVNTKADNETATEGSEESASVFNATVNILGGDISADENTLLLNGSRNYKDTLNLTLRASKESEDKETVNIENVLKDVNNVDVLNLNVRDNNIAGVSGDISVVKSATFAGTSKDELSVTKNMDLLDTGAGDDKVTFTASTSIKALKLGSGDDEVILTGVATGTKTSYIDGGAGNNTLTLVSGAATNDFSKVSFDNIDIIKASGDLSTTKAAILNAASLDGANLSLDSADTGNILGIQVTAANGINLSKIDYVEGGSGATIAINGVKGGKVQLSDATITDKIVFDNKAKSATVTGFQAGTDTITINKTDGSTATGPATAYTNKGAATVLKDKVILDTNALLTINSKKVTADLVNGFSDLSTDLAAAGDIGYIAQVKDGTTNLYKITNNATAGLDTGDKIELVATFDAALVNASFNS